A window of Megalops cyprinoides isolate fMegCyp1 chromosome 13, fMegCyp1.pri, whole genome shotgun sequence genomic DNA:
caaaaaaaagtaaaagtaaaaaaaaacaaaaaaaaaaaagacaccaaatGCTGCTGACACACAGATTCAAATTCAGTGAAATCTTTCATCTTGATAATGTCATCAAAGTGAGCCCTTTCACATTAACATGTTACAGATAACCTCTCTGGTGTCACACAACCAAATGAGAAAGCCTTTTAAGTTACATAAATAATCAGCATAATTATAATATTTAGTTATCGTTTCCCCTTTCCCTCGTAATTAACAATCACAAGAGGCTAAATAGAATTTCTTCTTTAGAAAAGACAAAAGTAACagatttacagttatttttgaATCAAGCTGCATAGCAGTTTGAGACAAGACTTCAATTGCACTTAAGTTTCACAACATAAATGCAATGGATGGTttagtaaaaaaataatcagatgtacaacaaaaatgcacaaaactaTACATTTATCTAGTCTTTGATTCTTGGGTTATTTTGAAGCAAACCTAATCCATTACAAAAGTCTCATGGTTTAACAGTCATCAACAAAGGATAACATCTACTGACAGAAGCAGACTGCAATGGTACAGGAAATCTGGTTTCTATTCTAAACGCAAGGTGTATCAAGGCACATGTGCTTCTTCCATTAAACAAGATATTGACTGTTACTCCTGGAATACACTCAATATTCCCACCACTGTTCAACACACAAATAATGACCTTTGaaactgtactgtaattaaTTCACCTAGCTGGTAAAAGGTATGCGTGTGAGGATATAAATTTATGCACACGTTACCCATGTTTAATTCGCGCATAGTCAAAAAATTTGATATGGCCGAAAAGGCAAACATGTCGTCGTCGTCCCCCAactccaacaaaaaaaaaaaacccatttaaTTGGCCCCATTATACACAATTCAATGTTACTGAAAAGGTAACATAAGAAAACAGAATTGTAACTCAGTGTGCTtgagtttggaaaaaaagaaactttattgtgtgtatatatatcacATATAAAAGTCTTCCATATCCTGCTGCCaaaaaattttatatatattgttcatatttatatataaacaatatataaaGAATGTCTTTACTATTTTAATTGGTCCGGTGCCGGATGTAGCAGCCACAAGTGCAACCTACACCATTTATGAGGTAATATTCACATGTTTTGTTAGAACTTGTCTAAAATCAGAGTTTTGATGGATTACATCGTACTGTTTGTATGGCTTTATGTTTGGCATTGCCGTCCCAGTCCTGTGCTTTTCTTGGTCTAGAAGAGGTCTTAAAAGTTCTAGAAGTGACAGTTGAGGATCAgtatttcacaaaaacacaaattatctgtgtgctgttaccctaaaaaacaatacacagcCTTGCATATTTAGCAACAGATACAGAATGCAGCAAACTATGAATGTACATAAGTGTCTTCACATTGTAGCACAAAGTACAGAGTACAtttcatcctttaaaaaaaaccttatcaCCACATCTACAAAAAAAGTGCGCAGAACACAGAAATTTCACATGGGAACATCACAGCCAATTAAGGGGACATGAGAGGAGGGGCAGGCGGACAGAAATActtaaatgaaaactttaaGCTGGGGGAAGACAGACGTTTAACAAAAACCAACCTAGTACACCAAGCAAACTCTAGCACAAAGTGGGTGGGAACACGACTCAGACAGTACCTTAAACATGAACAAACTGGATATGGTTGTCTGAAAAGAGGTATTAGCCAAGAGCTAAATCGGtaataaagcaataataataataataataatattataataacaatagtaatactctaaaatgttataaaaattcACATAAATATCCACAACAGACGGAAACTAAAGCGTCGGTATTTTAACGAGAACTTGAAGAAGGCTAATCACAGACAGCTCTATTCTCCAATGTATAGGTGCAGCTCATCCCACAACAGCAGGTCCCTTTAAATATCTCAGAGAACACAGTCTGAATACTgaggtggggaggagagaggtcaCAGAGCCTCCCACAGATAACCTCCACCACCCACAGTCCAAACTCACCGTCCACACGAAAAATAAGCGGCCCGTTCCTTGAATCGACAAGTTTAACGATAGCGAcgtaagtttaaaaaaaaaaaaaacgagtgacaacaacaaagacGGCACCTGAAAACAACGGACATCAATAAGAGAGGCTCTTGTTAAACTGACATGTGGGGGCGAGATctctaaaaaaacaaaccatgagGATTAGGCTCTGGCTCTCTTCCGCCCAGATAGCGACAGCCCCCTGCGTGTGCGCACTGGCAAAAGCAACTTGGAGGCCAGATTGGCAGGTTTGCAACAAGCCTTGACATGGCGCAATCTACAGCTATGTAAGCGTCAGTGTGGTAAAGGACAAAAACAGGATCGCTTTCACAGTgggccaccccccccctcccccctcccccctcccataAAAACCAACTGGCAGGtgtaaaacacagcagcccTCTTCAGCCATAAAACTGGCAGTCTTCAGGCAGCATAATAAGGGTGGTCCTGATTTAAAAAGCTTGAAGCACAAGGAGGACTAAACCCGGACAGCTTCCAATGTCAGCCTTCTCTGCGAGGCCAACCAAAGAGGGAGCCAGCACAGGGCCAGGATAATCATATGGTACAAAATGGTTactgttaatattaatataactGGTACTGTTACTGTAAATAATGTTCGATAAGCCTCCATTTCTGgcaagacacagacaaaaaatagacagctaaaaaaaaaaaaaacaggactagTCGCTGCATTTCCATAacacagcagtggtgtgtgtgcgtcctACTGCTGGCAGAAGGCCCTGGAACCTCCCCTCTTATGACACAACTTTACCCGTCCATCGCACACGCCCAAAAAGCTGAGAACATCACATCTACCACAGAGACGTCACAAAAACAAACTATATACAGCCGTACTTGAACAGTACAAATAACAACATAGGCTATTTTACCTCAAAAAACACGCGCATTCGTTGTTATGTATATATTCTTACACATATGGTTACCGATATGCATGTATGTTAACACAGACATTGACAGACTGTAGAGTCAAACCAAAAGTAACGCTGAATATTTCTAACGTAAATGAATGACCTAAACGCtggtctgttttctttttctcaatcTCGGTACTCTCCCTTGGCTTCTCCATCTTTTGTATCATGAAAGGGCGACCAGGGGGAGAGGTTTAGGAAGTAGGGGTGGAaatgaggaaggaggagggtaCAATGAAACCaactgaatataaaaaaaaaatatagccACATCTCAGAGAACATGCAGAGGAAAAtagaaatatatacagtaaacatGAGTAGAGATATCCATATGATAATCAAAAAgatttacaaataatttttgttaaatgaaCATACATAACTGACTACTGAATCCATGGAGAGCTATAGGTCAATATATGGAGTAACTGGTCACAAAGGAAAGCTTTATAAAGTGCTGAAGATATAATGTCAAAAATATCATACAAAGGTTTCTTTTATCTTGATTTTGTACATGTTCTTTTGTTTAGGCTTACCTAAAAGagttactttaaaaaaagaaagaaaatgaaaaggccAAGACCGCACAGAGCAGTCCTGCCAAATTCACCAACGCCCATGTGCTCACCCGCAACAGCTCTTCCGCAACAAACTGCACTGAGAAACGATGCGTTTAACGGACGTTTTGCCACACGATATGCCTCTCTCACAGCTGTAGCCAAACCAGAGAGCTACACCATATGGCCCTATCGATAGCCCGGCAGTAGGaatctctctcccccactctctctctctctctctctctctctctccacccagCCCGGCTCCAGTCTCTGTGTGCCACTCCTGAAGGTGCTGTGATACTTGAAACTATGTGAAGAGGGGGATTTTGAAGCCACAGGTGGCTGGAGTCCTGATGGAACTCGTGGGTGGGGGACAGGACCCTTCTCGTGttctcctccaccccccaggaAACCCACTCCCATCATCTGAGCAACATTTCTACTGGGTCCTGCAAAGAGAGCAACAGGGCATTAGGAGTGCTTTGCTTTTGAGGTTAAAGCATAGCAGAGGATCCGCACGTCTGAACACCTCTACACACTTTCGTTCTATGAGCAGTGCAGGAAAACCTTTCTTTTAGTACTTCCTTTTATGCTTTTTGCCTCCTGTTCGCCATTCTCCGGCATCGGCAGTTTTACACAAAGGTTGCTTCTCCATAACACCCTCTATACACAACAAATGCAATCtgctaacacacaaacatgcagcctaacagctgtttttcacactgtacaCCACAGTGGAGCAGACAGGTGCATCTCCGCTGACAGTATCTGAGTGACTTGCAGTCGCCTCACAAGCCCCTAGAAGGGTTACTGACCAGTGAGACAAGGGGTGCCTGGCAGATGTCAACCATTCTAcccccagcagaatgaagccagcTGCATTCTGCCGCTTCAGAGTCCAGGTCATTgttggctaatgacacagcTTAGCCTTAAATTTGCCAAGTTTTGGGCTGCAGGGTTCAGCCTGCACTTCACCAACTCAGCCTAAATACCTTTAACTTAGtaactaaaatatatattggtatataatgcataatttaataaataaaatacacattggtatataattcataataaatacaagtatgtatatacatacattggTACATTACTTCAGAAAATGCCAGAAAAGCTCCATACACAAAGCCCAGTTTATTCTAATTGCATCAGCGTATCGAGGGCAAAGTTTATCCTCGGACAGCTGCACAAAAAGAGACATTCTGAAAGCCTCTCATTAAAAATCAGACGCATTTTCTGCAAGCTTTCAAAGGGGGGAGGGATTACCACAGCACAATGATTCAAGGCTGTGTGGCTGACTCCGCAGTCCAAAACAAGGTGTCAGAATCGCAAGTCTGTCATGCGACTCACATGTAAGTGTGAATCACATGACAGACTTGCTAATGGAGCTACAGTGAGATAACAGCTGGGATATCTGAGCTCACATGATTTGGAAGACTAGGGCTCCGTACTGAGAGCGTTCctcacctgcccccccctccgGGAGTCCTAGTAGGAGCGGGAGAGGTTGTtcccctgctcctgaaggctCACCAGCAAGTCGTCGATCTTCTCCATGTTCTGGGAGGTGCTGAGGCTGTTCTGCATACCGGCGGACTCGGACATGGACTGGCTGAGCAGCGACTGGATCTGGGCGTCACTGTCGCGCTGGTTCTGGCCCGACTGGCTGATGGCGATGAGCTGATCGGACAGCGAGGGGCCCGGGGAGTTTATCAGCTGACCGCACTCtggcaggagagcagaggagaaagTCGCAGAGAGTGagccagagggagggagaaaagccGCCTCGCCACCGACTGGCAGCAGACGCCGCTCCACGCGAGGGCCAATCTCTCTCCCACGCGGGGAGGGGAAACAAGCGCGGCTCTGTGTCTCCACTGACAACATCGCTTTAAAACTTTCCAAACTGCCACGTGTGAAAAGGACAATTCAGAGACCGAACACACAATGGAACCTCTGTGGAGTTCTCATAAATGGTCATCACAGTTACTGTGCTCACATTGTCAAGTAGAACATATAAGGCACAAACCCCCCACTCATTACCGAGAACTACTTTATTTATTGGAGTGattcacattcaaatgtattcaaacaACTGcgctggggcagcagtgttaaggagcaggactcataactgaaaggttgccagttcaattccctgctggagcactgttgctgtacccttgggcaaggtacttaacccacagttgcctcagtaaatatacagctgtataaatggataatattgtaaaaattgtaaccaaagtcgctctggataagaccatctgctaaaaatgccaataacgtaagGTAATAATGTTTTCTTCCCTCTGATCGAGACAAACTCTCAAAATTTGACAACCTGTTGTGATAAAGCAGTGGGCTTTAAACGCTTACCGTTTTGGATTCCGAAGAGGAAGAGGCCAGTCTGCTGGGCCTGGCCCGGCTGGCTCATGGTCCCGCTCACAGCCGTCTGGAACAGCGACCCAGGCTGCTGCACCGGGGACGAGGACGTGGTCTGGAGGCCCGCCACTCCGTTCTGCGTGGCGAAGATGGCGGCCTGGGGCAGCTCCTGGGAGCCCATGCCCGCCTGCAGGGCCGAGATGGTGGACTGGGGCATGAAGATGGTGACGGGCGGCTCGGACGCCCCGCTGTTGGCCACCTGCATGGGCTGCTGGTCCTGGAACATGCTCTGACGGGGGGGTTCTCCCGCCCGCTGGCTCTGGTCCTGGAAGGACATGGGCTCCGCCGTCTCCACCGCGCCGGCCTGGGAGAACAGCATGGGGGCGCTCTGGGGGTCCTGCGGGGCCAGGCCGGCGCTGCTGCTCATGGGGGTGACCTGGCCCTGGCCGCTGAACAGCAGGGTCGGGGGCTGCTCCTGGGGGTTCAGGCCGCTGCTGCAGAAGAGCAGGCCggcttgctgctgctgctgctgctgttgctgctgctgctgggtgggggagagggtgcCGGCGGGGGCGTGGGGGGAGAGGTTCTGGAACAGGGAGCCCTGCTGCGGGGCTGCTGGCGGGGGCTGCGGCGGGGACGACTGCTGCTGCTCCATGGGTGTGGCctgctgcaggggggagagCTGGGGCGGGGCCTGGAACACCGACACGGGCTGGGGATCTGGCTGGGACGTCTGCATGGAGGTGAGGAAGGCCTGCTGCTGGCCGCCGTCCGCGGACAGGAACAGCCCGGGGGGCGGCCGGCTGCTGCTCGGGCGACAGGGCGGAGCCCGTCAGCACGGAGAGGGTGTTCtggaacagcgccccctgcgGGTCCTGCGCCTCCCCCAGGGAGTTGGGGGTGTGGAACAGCTgctgtgggggggaggggtgggaagGCGGCTGCTGCAGGAAGTTGGAGGTCTGGATGGAGAGGAGATCCCCTGCTTGCTGGAAAAgggctgcctgctgctgttgctgctgctgctgctgctgttgctgctgctgggtgGCGCTCCGGAGCAGTCCCTCTGACGGCTGGAAGAGGGCGCCGTGGTTCTGCACCATGGCCTGCGGGGAGCCCTGCTGCTCGGGGGTCTCGCTGCGGGAGCCGGCCTGGAAGATGCCGCACTGCATGGGGATCTGGGGCTGGAAGAGCTCGgactggagctgctgctgcaggttctCCAgggcttgctgctgctgctgctgctgctgctgatgctgatgctgctgctgcttggccAGGGAGCTCTCGGCcgcctgcagctcctgctgctgcacgCTGTCGgccgagggggcggggctgtacAGCACCGagttcagctgctgctgagcGGCGGCCTCAAGGACCTGCTGCACCAGGCTGGGCGCGGCCCCCGAGCCCCCGGCAGAGAAGCCGCCGGCCTGCAGCTGGCGCACGGCCCTCTCCAGCTGGGCCACCCCGTCctgggggaagagggggagctGCGGGggctgctggggctgctgctggggggcCTCCACCATCTGGGACAGCCCCACCACCTGCCCCGCGCCAGCCCGCTCCCGGGCCAGGCCCTCCCCGGCCTCCAGCAGGAACTGCGGGGGCACCTGCTGCAGCAAGGAGTCGGCGGGCACCGGGAAGGAGCCCGAGGGCACGATGTCCTGCTTCTGGATGGTGCTCAAGGGCTCGGCGCCGGCATAGACCGAGCTCTGCGGCTGCTCCTGCTCCCCCGGCTGGCAGGACATGGAGCCGGGGAAGGGGTTACCACCGGAGGGGATGCTGGAGCTCATGTCCAGGGTCTGCTGGGCCGAGCCGATGACGTCCGAGGTCTGCTCGAGAATGAGGAAAAAGGCCTTAGAGAATCCTATATACTTGTAAATACATctcaacaaacaaaagcagaacTGTAATTCATCTGGTAAGGGATAGTGAAGTGAGTAACTGATTATCCCCATCAGATTTCTGACTGATCAAGGCAGGCTGATGAGCAGACATGACAGTGTGCTGGGGGTGCTTCTACCTTAAAGACGCCTGCTGCAGAGGGGTTGTTGGACACCTCCATAGGAGTGACCTCTTCTCTCTTCACGAGGGGCATCATGGGGGCCAGCAAGGCACTGTCCAAGGTGCAGTTGGTATTCTGTATGACTGCAGGGGTAAGACCAAGAAGTGACCTTACAACAACCTcacatcaatcaatcaagtgtatgttttcctttcttGGAAGCTGTTACAacacatatttcagttttctttggccaagatgtaatgtaatgtaatgaattgcCTTGCTCCTGCCAATAACCAATATAATCAACATAacttaaaaatcatatttttgttatgtattgtaCGTAACATACAATTATGTTAATTCAGACAGGCATACCTTTCATTTGCTCTTCAAAAGAGCAGGGTTTAGCCGGAGATGGTGCCTCTTTCTTCACGGACACATCCACAGCTTTCGCTGCAGGAAACACACGGGACACCACGGtcacatgcacgtacacagcCAATCATCGCATTAAGAGCATCCCATCCAGCTTTCTCATTGGTtgccatttttctgaaatgcttttAGCATTTTGGGGTCAAGATACCAAATTAAGAGCGTGGATATAAAAACATTCTTACAGCTCGGACAGGGCTGCAGTGGCAAGGGGTGACTTTCGAGAAGAGAACTATCAATGGCATTACTAGATATGTACTGACTACACATTATAGTGACAACACTATCTGGTTGCCATTGGATACTCCCTTAAGGACCAAGTCAATAATTAAGTCAACACCTAATCCCATGTCAGTGTGGGATAACAGCAGccccttgttaaaaaaaacattccatgaCATACAATCTGGCAGAAGTTTaatgtgataaaaatgaaaccTAATTCCTCTTATAACATATTGAATGAATATAAAGCAGGAACAGAATAGGCACTGACTGATGATTCCTGTATCAGGTTTTTGCCGTGAAAAGGCAGAGGATCCCAAGGGGAAGATTAACGCTTCCCGgttttgtgtcattgttttacGTCCATTCATGCCAATTTCCCCCCAGACTACTCGGCTTTCgtgttttctctgttgctgGGTAAACTGTATTATACGGCTGTATTATATACACCTATGTGCCTCGctttttaagttgctctggatgtgagcacctgccaaatgaataaaccgAATAGGTGGGAGTAATTAGGTGTCCTCCGTCACGTGCTGATCCTGTAAGAACAACTGACTGATTTACAGCGGTAGCTCGAGCATCACCTCTGTCCTAATGTGATCTATCTGAGAGGTGCAGAAATGGATAGCTTTAACCATAGTGTGAGGAAGCTTGCCCGTGTTCATTTAAACTCACCATCCGCATTACATTCACGTTTGTACAAGCACGCCCAACACTTTGACCACGCCTGACTTCCTCTCATAAGCTTAATTGAGGATCATCTAAATGAGCCttatctgcagctgtgcactGCTGAGGACCTCTAGTCTGAAAAAGCCTGATTAGAATTTAGCCCCAGGTGTGCGCGTCCCTGACAAGGGAGCTGAACAGTGGCGTCGTGACAGGAAAGCAAACGCATCTTAGAGGTAAATGTTTATGATGGTCGAGAAGATCAAGATCAGCTCTGGAAGCACTAAAGACTGCATGCCCTAAAGACGGACTAGTGACCTGGTTCTGGTACTCAGTGCACCTAAACAGGAAAAAGCATGGACTTCATTCTGGAACAGTGCAGTAGAAGTGCACAGTCTTGATTCTAGAGCAGTGGAATAGGAGAGCACAGACGTCATTCTAGAGCAGCGGAACAGGAGAGCACGCAGATGATTCTAGAGCGGTGGAACAGGAGAGAACGTGGACTTCATTCTAGTGTGGTGGAACAGGAGCGAAGACAGACCTGGCTCCGGGGTGTAGGTGAAAGGCTGCACATCGTGGGACCTCCCAGCGTTGGTCATCACGTAGatccccacagacacaggggAAGTGATGGCCAAGTTCTGATACGGAGGGACTTTCACAATAAGATGATTCTgaatcagaaaaacaaaacagaaacatggaCTCACTTTAGCAAGCCTGTACTTTCCCTTTAGTCCTGGGTTTTAATggcaagcacacacagcactctgcacTTTCCAGTTTCCTCAGAAAATGAGGTAACACAATACAAGGCAGAACAGACAGATGTACTCTGAACAACTTATGAGCACTGTGCTTTTTCAAATCTTGATATACCATCAACTTTACGCTACGGAGGCTTCCCGGTAAGAAAGGGTGCGGCTGTGGTTTATGGGTAAGCCAATTTCGGGAAACCAGTCTGTACTCATGACAGCTCAGCGTtagaaaatgtgaatgaatgtttaaGCATATATCCCAGATATCCCATTCACTGCCTCAGGCAGGGATTTGAAATGGTCTGGTGAGCTCTTGGTCTGGGTCCAGtcactgtgtgcgtgtgtgcctgtgtgcgtgtgtgtgtgtgtgtgtgtgtcatcagGTCACAGCATAATGGAACTAATCAAAACCCTGAATTAATCACATTTGAGGGCGATTACACTGGAATCCTGCGTGGAATTAAGGAGGCTGCGCTTGTC
This region includes:
- the LOC118787935 gene encoding LOW QUALITY PROTEIN: nuclear factor of activated T-cells 5-like (The sequence of the model RefSeq protein was modified relative to this genomic sequence to represent the inferred CDS: inserted 2 bases in 1 codon); this translates as MPSDFISLLSADFDLNSPKSLYSKESVYDLLPKELQLPSSSENNTAAMSQKSGGEAGPPPPAALASDATSTSSSMSMGGPRSALPASSSPTMQSSTSVTDRACVHNSSSAGEGVSIRGVAEMLGVEGKLAGAGAGASGGGGGGSRSGGTGGGAGAVGGGGGGGAAQQQQQQQHQTTPSKRRTVLNISPPPEDLFDDSRMSCQDEPLQDSEQSNSIWMDDSASNFSLMSSSSYNDNTEVPRKSRKRTPRQRPGPKPVPAEEASMDVFDADSAKGPHFVLSQLGPDSKACPKGSSADGPQAASQKGGTLSGQYPTKAEGKELKILVQPETQHRARYLTEGSRGSVKDRTQQGFPTVKLEGVKEPVVLQVFVGNDTGRVKPHGFYQACRVTGRNTTACKEVDIEGTTVIEVSLDPSSNMTLAVDCVGILKLRNADVEARIGVAGSKKKSTRARLVFRVNIPRSDGSVLTLQTPSSPILCTQPAGIPEILKKSLHICSVKGGEEVFLIGKNFLKGTKVMFQENPSDEKSWKAEAEIDMELFHQNHLIVKVPPYQNLAITSPVSVGIYVMTNAGRSHDVQPFTYTPEPAKAVDVSVKKEAPSPAKPCSFEEQMKVIQNTNCTLDSALLAPMMPLVKREEVTPMEVSNNPSAAGVFKTSDVIGSAQQTLDMSSSIPSGGNPFPGSMSCQPGEQEQPQSSVYAGAEPLSTIQKQDIVPSGSFPVPADSLLQQVPPQFLLEAGEGLARERAGAGQVVGLSQMVEAPQQQPQQPPQLPLFPQDGVAQLERAVRQLQAGGFSAGGSGAAPSLVQQVLEAAAQQQLNSVLYSPAPSADSVQQQELQAAESSLAKQQQHQHQQQQQQQQQALENLQQQLQSELFQPQIPMQCGIFQAGSRSETPEQQGSPQAMVQNHGALFQPSEGLLRSATQQQQQQQQQQQQQQAALFQQAGDLLSIQTSNFLQQPPSHPSPPQQLFHTPNSLGEAQDPQGALFQNTLSVLTGSALSPEQQPAAXPGLFLSADGGQQQAFLTSMQTSQPDPQPVSVFQAPPQLSPLQQATPMEQQQSSPPQPPPAAPQQGSLFQNLSPHAPAGTLSPTQQQQQQQQQQQQAGLLFCSSGLNPQEQPPTLLFSGQGQVTPMSSSAGLAPQDPQSAPMLFSQAGAVETAEPMSFQDQSQRAGEPPRQSMFQDQQPMQVANSGASEPPVTIFMPQSTISALQAGMGSQELPQAAIFATQNGVAGLQTTSSSPVQQPGSLFQTAVSGTMSQPGQAQQTGLFLFGIQNECGQLINSPGPSLSDQLIAISQSGQNQRDSDAQIQSLLSQSMSESAGMQNSLSTSQNMEKIDDLLDPVEMLLR